The following are encoded in a window of Sphingobium sp. AP49 genomic DNA:
- a CDS encoding DUF808 domain-containing protein — translation MPSGLIALLDDVAGIAKMAATSLDDVAAAAGKAGTKAAGVVIDDTAVTPNYVMGLSPDRELPIIWKIARGSLRNKLLFLLPAALALSAFAPWLLPPLLMLGGAFLCFEAAEKLLEALQGGHDEAEEAAATLTSKQLEDQKVASAIRTDFILSGEIMAISLGTVASEPIWEQAIILVLVAIVITAGVYGVVGFIVKMDDIGLHLAQRSAATTRAIGRGMVKAMPVIMGVLSVVGTAAMLWVGGGLIVHGLHEFHWDLIPGTIHHLAQGAAQALPAVGPIVDWLVTAIGSGLIGLVIGALIVAILHLIPSKTH, via the coding sequence ATGCCTTCGGGTCTGATCGCGCTGCTCGACGACGTTGCCGGTATCGCCAAGATGGCGGCCACCTCGCTGGATGACGTGGCAGCCGCCGCCGGCAAGGCCGGCACCAAGGCCGCCGGCGTGGTGATCGACGATACGGCCGTCACCCCCAACTATGTCATGGGCCTGTCGCCCGATCGCGAACTGCCGATCATCTGGAAGATCGCGCGCGGATCGTTGCGCAACAAGCTGCTCTTCCTGTTGCCTGCGGCGCTGGCACTGAGCGCCTTTGCCCCCTGGCTGTTGCCGCCGCTGCTGATGCTGGGCGGCGCCTTTCTCTGCTTCGAGGCGGCCGAAAAGCTGCTGGAAGCGTTGCAGGGCGGCCATGACGAGGCCGAAGAAGCCGCCGCCACCCTGACCTCGAAGCAGCTTGAGGACCAAAAGGTAGCGAGCGCCATTCGCACAGACTTCATCCTGTCGGGCGAAATCATGGCGATTTCGCTCGGCACCGTTGCCAGCGAACCGATCTGGGAACAGGCGATCATCCTGGTCCTGGTGGCCATCGTCATCACCGCCGGCGTCTATGGCGTGGTCGGCTTCATCGTGAAGATGGACGATATCGGCCTGCACCTGGCGCAACGCAGCGCCGCCACCACCCGCGCGATCGGCCGGGGCATGGTGAAGGCGATGCCTGTCATCATGGGCGTGCTCAGCGTCGTGGGTACCGCTGCGATGCTCTGGGTCGGCGGCGGGCTGATCGTGCATGGCCTGCATGAATTCCATTGGGACCTTATCCCCGGCACGATCCACCATCTGGCCCAGGGTGCCGCCCAAGCCCTTCCTGCAGTCGGGCCGATCGTCGACTGGCTGGTCACCGCAATCGGGTCGGGCCTGATCGGCCTGGTGATCGGCGCCCTGATCGTGGCGATCCTCCACCTCATTCCCTCGAAGACGCACTAG
- a CDS encoding MATE family efflux transporter, which yields MTSLWRREARALVTLAIPMIAGNVAWAGIAATDLLLLGRLGSEAVAAGALAINLFNALLIFGLGLVTAAAPLIASEHGRRRHSVRDVRRTVHQTLRAAACFVLPAWLILWNCEAILRAMGQEPDLAREAGHLMRGLQWALLPFLCFTTLRNFISALERPLWGLVIMLLAIPFNVLAGWVLIFGHLGFPALGLHGAGIASTLSSTFLFLGLLAVILIDRRFRRYRLMGRFWTRDRERQRAVWALGLPIAITLGLEVTVFNASAFLMGLIDRESLAAHAVAIQIASLVFMVPMGIGQAATVRVGAAYGRADRAGIGRAGWLALMIGTGFAMAAALMLVLIPRPLVSVFLDLKNPANAATADLAVRFLAVAALFQLVDAAQAVGAGVLRGIQDTKVPMIFALVGYWIIGIGVGALLAFPLGWQGVGIWLGLAAGLGTVAVLLIARWSLRDRLDLVPR from the coding sequence ATGACATCCCTCTGGCGACGGGAAGCGCGCGCGCTCGTCACGCTCGCCATCCCCATGATCGCGGGCAATGTCGCCTGGGCGGGCATCGCCGCCACCGACCTGTTGCTGCTCGGCCGGCTCGGGTCGGAAGCGGTGGCTGCGGGTGCGCTGGCGATCAACCTGTTCAATGCGCTGCTGATCTTCGGCCTGGGCCTGGTCACCGCTGCCGCCCCGCTGATCGCCAGCGAGCATGGTCGGCGGCGGCATTCGGTGCGCGACGTACGCCGCACCGTGCATCAGACGCTGCGCGCGGCCGCCTGCTTCGTCCTGCCTGCCTGGCTGATCCTGTGGAATTGCGAGGCGATCCTGCGTGCCATGGGCCAGGAGCCCGACCTGGCCCGCGAAGCCGGGCATCTGATGCGGGGGCTGCAATGGGCGCTCCTGCCATTCCTCTGCTTCACCACCCTGCGCAATTTCATTTCCGCGCTGGAGCGGCCGCTCTGGGGCCTCGTCATCATGCTGCTGGCGATCCCGTTCAACGTGCTGGCCGGATGGGTGCTGATCTTCGGCCATCTGGGTTTCCCGGCGCTTGGCCTGCATGGGGCCGGTATCGCCAGCACCCTGTCCTCCACCTTCCTCTTCCTCGGCCTGCTCGCCGTGATCTTGATCGACCGCCGCTTCCGCCGCTACCGCCTGATGGGCCGCTTCTGGACCCGCGACCGCGAGCGCCAGCGGGCAGTCTGGGCGCTGGGTCTGCCGATCGCGATCACGCTGGGCCTTGAAGTGACGGTGTTCAACGCCTCCGCCTTCCTCATGGGGCTGATCGACCGCGAGTCGCTGGCGGCCCACGCCGTGGCGATCCAGATCGCCTCTCTGGTCTTCATGGTGCCGATGGGCATCGGCCAGGCCGCCACGGTCCGGGTCGGCGCCGCCTATGGTCGCGCCGATCGCGCCGGTATCGGCCGGGCCGGCTGGCTGGCCCTGATGATCGGCACCGGCTTTGCGATGGCCGCCGCGCTGATGCTGGTGCTGATTCCGCGCCCGCTCGTCTCGGTCTTCCTCGACCTCAAAAACCCCGCCAATGCCGCCACCGCCGACCTTGCCGTCCGCTTCCTGGCGGTCGCCGCCCTGTTCCAGCTGGTCGACGCGGCACAGGCCGTCGGCGCAGGCGTGCTGCGCGGCATTCAGGACACCAAGGTCCCGATGATCTTCGCGCTGGTCGGCTACTGGATCATCGGCATCGGCGTCGGCGCCCTGCTCGCCTTTCCACTGGGATGGCAGGGCGTGGGCATCTGGCTTGGCCTCGCTGCAGGGCTGGGCACCGTCGCCGTGCTGCTGATCGCCCGCTGGTCGCTCCGTGACCGGCTTGATCTTGTCCCGCGCTAG